AAATTAATCTATATTCTCTCAATCTCCATTGCTACTACCTTAGTCCAAGTTACCATCCTCTGTTACTAGCGTACCACAAAGCCTCCCAACCAGCCTCTTTGCTTCCACTCTCACCTTCCAACCCAGTCTCCAGATAATAATCAGAGtaatcttttaaaagtttaaattaggccagacgtgatggctcatgcctgtaatcccagcattttgggaggctgaggcaggtggatcacgagttcaggaggtcaagaccatcctggctaacacggtgaaaccccatctctactaaaaatacaaaaaattagccaggcatggtggcacgtgcctgtagtcccagctactcgggaggctgaggcaggagaatcgcttgaacccgagaggcagaggttgcagtgagcctagattgcgccactgcactccagcctgggcgacacagcaagactccatttcaaaaaaaaaaaaaaaatttaaattagatgTGATTTTCCTATCTAAAATTCTTCAAGGGCTTCCCACTACACTTAAGGCCAAACCCATCCTCCTTATCATGGCCTTTAAGGAACCATACACTATGGTCTCTGCCTACTTCTCCACCCTTATGTTAAGCCATTCTCTTCCTGGCTTTAAATACTCCAAAGGTCCTCAAAGAGGCCAAGTTCTTTCCGAACATGAGACCTTGCATATGTTCCACCTAAGATGCTCTTCATCCCACTCTGCCTGGACTTAATCCTTCTGGTCTCAGCTTCAATAGCACCTCCTAGGAGAGGTCTATCGTGATCCCCCAATTAATTCAAGACTCTCTTTATTCTAATAGCACCATTGACTtttttccttcatagcacttCTTCACAATTTGTAcctttatatttgtataatttgttTACTGTCAATCTCCCCTGCTAGACAGCTCCATGAGGACAAGTACAGCAGGTCCTCGAATAACATCGTTTTGTTCAGTGTCGTTTTgttacagtaagtcctcacttaatgtcaACAGGTTCTTAGAAACtgcaattttaagcaaaatgacATCCAGAAAGTCTCCAAATAACATCGTTAGTTCaatataatttcattataatgtttttttttttctttttctttttttttgagacagggtctcactttgttgcccaacctggagtgtagtggcgtgatcatggctcactgcagcctcaacctcctgggcttagtgtcccgagtagctgagactacaggcttatgccaccacaactggctaattttttgtacagtcggggtttcaccatgttgctcagattggtctcaaactcctgacctcaagcgatccgctcgcctcagcctcccaaaatgctggggttacaggcatgagccaccatgcctggcctcattataatgttgatgagaaaaacaagatCACTTCCCCGTACACATTAGGTGAATTGGTTTGTCTGAACTGTCCCAGTCTGAGTGAGAGTGGGTGTGAGCATGCCCTGCAATGGGATGCCATCCTATCCAGGGCTGGCTCCCACCTTGcgccctgagctgctgggataggCTCTGGCCATCTGAGACCCTGAACTGGAATCACTGGGTACATAATTGTCTTACTTGTTTTTATCAGTCTTTCtcaaatgtatgtatagctcacatttatttcacatttattattatattagaagtgttttggtttttatttagaagtttggtgatgtttttgtaaCCAGAAATATGCTATAGGAACTCAATTCTTCTTTATATCAGTTAGCCTATAGTAAAATTAGTTTCATTATATATACTTCATTTTGCTTAAAGttacagtttccaagaacctatcaatgaCACTGAGGATTTACTGTATTATATTTATCTTATTCAACGCTGTACATCCAGTGCTTTTTACTTCATAGGCACtcaatatctgttgaatgagtgAACGTTCACAAAGACCTTGTTCCACCCTGCTACCTTCATTTAGAAGATGTGGCTACCACTATTCCTATGAGAGGAACAGCCAGCAATAATATTGGAAGTGAGCTGGGGGATTCTCTGTATCAAATGTTTTCTggttaatttgaaaatatacttcttaccttctcatttttttttttttcctgtatctcAAGCTGCTCCAGCACAGAGTGAAAatgattctgaaaaataaattgtataaatgATGAACACTgagtctcaaaggaaaaaaaaaaaccaagggaGGCAAAGAGTTTGgcaaataattgtttttgtttttgtttttgaggtggaatcttcctccatcactcaggctggagtgcagtggcgcaatcttggctcacgcaacctccgcctcccaggttcaagtgattctcacgtctcagcctcctgagtagctgggattacagaagcatgccaccacgcctggccaatttttgtatttttagtagagatgaggtttcactgtgttgcccaggctggtctcaaactccttgtctcaagtgatccacctgcctctgctcgcaaagtgctgggattacaggcgtgagccactgcgcccagccgcaaATAATAAACTGTCATACAAAAGAGCACTCTTTTTAAAGGATTTAGAGTATAAAAACTATCCCCCCTAACTACAGTACCATCCAATTTGATTTTATATACACtctatagcattttttttttgtcttaccCTAAGTGATTGGAATGCCCTTATGTTACCTTTTTCTAGTTTAGCACAAATCCTTTGTCTGTGGTGACCTGTTAGAGAAGCTGGCTTAGAATCTGGTGCTGATGACTCCTCCATTTCCCCTAACTAGGGCAGAGTATCACTATTCCTAACTAGTACTACATGTAACAATAATCACAACAATAGCATATATCTGTATCTTTCAAAATGTGCCCTTATCTGTTATCTTACTTGGTTATTCTAAAGGACAAcacccgccgggcgcggtggctcaagcctgtaatcccagcactttgggaggccgagatgggcggatcacgaggtcagcagatcgagaccatcctggctaacacggtgaaaccccgtctctactaagaaacacaaaaaatagccgggcgaggtggcagcgcctgtagtcccagctactcgggaggctgaggccggagaatggcgtgaacccgggaggcggagcttgcagtgagctgagatccggccactgcactccagcctgggctacagagcgagactccgtctcaaaataaataaataaataaatacataaatacataaataaataaaggacaacACCCAAAAAGGGTATAGTTCTGTGCTCCCATTTGCTGAATACAGctctgaagaaaatgaaatctggCAGGAAATTCCAAATGCTTCAGAACTTCCCTCACTaaaaaagggaagcaaacatgacctaaacatacattttctttttgttgaagctcttcaacatatattaataaaatatttattcttgttCAAAATgcaccaaaaatttaaaaactaattatttCTCGTTTTCACTGCAATGGatacattttaatacaaataacAGGATTCAATCTATGCCCTACCATTTACTGTGATCcctggcaagttacttaaccgcTTTGAGTTTCcattctttatctataaaatgggagtggTGACAGTATTTATGTTTCAAGGATGTGAGGATAAAATGTGGTAATATGTGTACACAATTCTTAGCTCTTTATGTGCCTTTTACATAGCAAATGCTCAATAATGGCATTTTTTATCTCAAATCACCTGGTCCCTTCCccaaaatgcttatattagatGATCAAAATTACTCAGGTAAAAGGAAACGGGGTTATCTTTTATTAGGAGTTTCTAAGAGGCTGTTAAGGTTCATGAATGAACAAGAACCCTGCATAGAGATGACATAAGTGGAAACACAAAGGCAAGATACTGAAAGTAAGAGATCAGGATTTCTTTATGCCAGCCAAGAATTTACCTTGAGTGTCAGGTTTTCCACTTTCATGATGAGATCCTTCTGTCTTTGTGCTTTATTCTGAATCTCATGgagctttttctcctttttatcaaTCTGCTTCTGAATTTCCATGACTAACAGAGATACACAGaacttatatattaaatatagccTAAATGAATGGACCAAGATCCAAATCAAGTAAAACTCCACTACACATCTGAGCAATAACTTCTTGAGCTTAGCTTTGGGTCTAATGTATGCTTAGAGTCAGCCTTTAGCACTGCCACCCACCCTGgtcccatccctttattttttctctgacttACCTATTGAACTGGTACCTTCATTTGCCCTATACTGGCCAGATTCAATAAACTTGGCCTGAAGCTGCCTTTCCAGATACTCTTCAGAAtaatcttcctcctcttcttcttcgtcatcttcatcctcatcctcatcctcatcctcatcctcatcttcatcatcctcatcctcatcatcatcattgttacTTCTAGAATCACTGAACATCTCCCGAAGCATATCATATTCTACTGGTTTTAAGCAAGAAGAAGGTGAACTATCTAAAACTCTGCAAATGACTCATACTCCAGATAAAATTATACTCCTTACTTTCACATTCCCCAGGCAACCAgtaaattttataaatcatttttttcatgcAGGAAGATTATTCCCTTTGTAAAACAAGGACAGCAAGTGCAAAACACTGTAACATTCATTCATGTAGTGAGTGATCAAGACATTTAGAGACTCTAAGGGTCATAGGAAGTTAAGATACCAGCAGTGGATGGGAGATTAGAACACCAATCTAAAACCCCTAAACTGCCAAAGGACCAATAAGAGGGaagaagggctgggtgtggtggctcgcgcctgtaatcccagcactttgggaggccaatgcgggcagatcacttgaggccaggagttggagaccagcctggccaacgtggcaaaaccccatctctactgaaaaaaaaaaaaaaaaaaaagaaaagaaaagaaaaaaagaaaaaatagctgggtatggtggtacatgcctgtaatcccagctacttgggaggctgaggcacaataattacttgaacctgggaggcggaggttgcagtgaaccaagatcgcaccattacactccagcctaggcgacagagcgagactctgtctcccaaaaaataaataaataaaaggccaggcaaagtggctcatgcttgtaatcccagcactttgggaggctgagacaggcaaatcgcttgaggtctggaattcaagaccagcctggccaacatggtgaaaccccgactctactaaaaatacaaaaataaggtgggcgtggtggtgcacgcctgtaatcccagctactcgggaggccgaggcaggagaatcacttgaactcaggaggcagaggttgtagtgagctgcaagattgcaccactgcactccagcctgagcgacagagcaagactccatctcaaaacaaaaaaaaaaaaaaaaaaaaagagggaaggatgAAACCATCCTTTTTTTCTGGATTGGCCTATGAATTTATGGAAAATGATCTGATACCCAGTCAATACCTGCCCTATCTGAAACTCCTGCTTTGCCTTTACTAAAGTACCTGATGAGGTATGACCCTGCTTGTGGCTGCTCATTCCCGAGGATATCACAAATCCTGGGATGGAGCCTTGACTTTCTATTTCCTTGGTTCCATCTTCAGCAACGACTTCCCAACCTGAAAGGAGTGGGTAGTCaaggaaaaaacagaaggaaacaaaaaggcaCAGCTGAAAGGGAAGGGGCTCTTTGACTAACAGTGCTATTTAATTTAGTCCAAGTTTAGGCCATTTGTATTGGAATTCCTAGCTTGGAGAAGTGCCTTATATTGAATTacacaataaataattttctattacatGAATTTGCTGTTCCTAGCTAGAacataacatttgaaaaaatctTAAGTTCTACACATCAAGGCTGGCACACAAACACCAGAGGTGAGGCTTCGTTAGCATGTACAAATGGGGCAGAACAGACtatgcagaaaatatttgtataaaggATACGGGTACTTATGGCTTCAGCATCTGAACGCAGCAGTCTCCTTACTTCATTTTCCACATCTGGAGATTCAATGTACTGAAGCAAAGTTGGGGATTAGAGGGGGATACCAATACTGTCATTTAACACCCTGTGTTTTGCAGGAGTGCCCTCCTATGTACCAATGAATTCAAATGTTAGGCCTCTTTAAATTCTGATCCAACCAAATTTCTACTTTAAGTAGTGCTATTTATGAAGGAATCTTTAGCCAGAGTCTAGAATTTTATACAGTAaacttattttttcctaattaaacAAATTACTTGAGACATTTAATCTTTTCAATCTGCAGTTCTATGGTAAAGACCTCTCTCAGAGGTGCAACCCTTAGGTCTCAGTTATAAATTATTTGTCCTGGTTTATATTGGCAAAGAACTAATAATTCCTTAttagttatttagaaataatttggtTTAAAGATCCAAATTCCCAGATTTCACTTCCCCACATCTTTATTATTAGAGATGTTCCTACAAAAACTGGATCTTAGCTGTATGTTCTCCCTTGAATCCAGTTTTACATAATTATCTCCACAGCAACCAATTTGTCATGCCACAAATAGAAATTAGGACTTTGATGGGGAATAAGCAATTGCAAACAACTGCTGTTAAAAGTAAACTCTGGCTCCCAAGGAATGGCTTTTGATAAAAAAAAGCAGATTAGAATACACGGGGTCACTGGCCAAATTGTATCTTTTCCTCTAGGAGTTATCAAACATCAAACAATGAATTCATTTTTCAGTGAATCAAACCCAGTGTATGTGTTTAGGATGAGGGTTAGAGGTGAGAAGGAAGGCTCAAAAGTAGCTTTTGTGGTTGATTTGATTCATTTGAAATGAATGagctattaaataaaatatattaagggTAAAAATGAAGTTATATTATGACTGCTGTACCTCAGGAAGGctgcttttttccatttctttgacaTCAGGGACCTATGAAATAAAGCACAATAAACAAGTTATATTATGATGCCTATATTTCAGTAAAGCTTAAAGAGTTCTACAACTATTCTTAACTTTGTTTTACATtgagtaggcactcaataaatgttgacttACAGAGTATAAAAACCAAGGCAActgtgttcatggactggaagactcaacatagtaaaaatgtcaattctccccaaattgatctataagTTTAATGTAATTCCTGCCAAAATTCTAGCAAGGTTTTCTGTAGCTATagacaagcttattctaaaacttacattaaaaGATATAggcttttggccaggcatggtggctcatgcctgtaatctcagcactttgggaggccaaggcaggaggatcacctgaggtcaggagttcaagaccagcctgaccaacatggtaaatcccgtctctactacaaatacaaaaattagccaggcatggtggcccatgcctgtagtcccagctacttgggaagctgaggtacgagaatcgcttgaccagggaggtggaggctgcagtgagctgagatcgtgccattgcactccagccaggacaacagagcaagactccgtctcaataaataaataaataaataaataaataaataaataaataaagatagatagatatggaCTGTAGAATGGCTAAACAATACTGACAAATAAAAGTGAAGTCAGAGCAATCAGCCTTCTAATTTCAGGACCAATTATATAGTGACACTGTGATATTGGTGGAGGGATTGACAGAtggatcaatagaacagaatggagaacctaGAAACAGAGCCACAAAAACAAGCCCAACTGATTTTGGCAGaggtgcaaaagcaatacaaCAGAGGAaggatagccttttcaacaaacagtgctagAGCAATTAGACATCCTttggcaagaaaagcaaaaataaaaataaaaaacaaaaaccttgaacTAAACCTCATAgctttacaaaaattaagtcaaaaatgGGCATCGGGcttaaaaagaagttaaaaaaaaaaaagcaggagaaaatcttcaggatCTGGGCTAGGCGAAGAGTTCTTAGATTTACCATAAAAAGCAAgatcattttcaaaaaaatcaatatattgtgcctcatcaaaactaaaaattttagcTCTCTGAAAGACCCTACAAAGAGGATggaaagacaagctacagactgggagaatatatttgcaaactacatatcTGATAAAACACTAGTagtatttagaatataaaaagaactctcaaaactcaataataaaaaatcaatttagaaaataggcaaaaggCATGAGCAGACATTTCATTGAAGTGGAATAGATGGCACATGAGATGTTCAACCCCATTAggtatcagggaaatgtaaattaataccaCTACATTAGTGGTGTGGTGTGAgatcactacacacctatcagaatggctaaaatgtaaaatagtgaCAACACCTAATGCtggtgaggaggtggagaaacTGGATCATTCATACATTATTggcaggaatataaaatggtacagtcactctggaaaacaggTCGTTTCTTATCaaactaaacatgcaactaccatatgacccagcaattataCTCCCGGACATTTATTCCAAGGAAATGAATACTTATATTCAAACAAAAACCTGTtcacagctttatttataatagtcaaaacCTGTAAACAACCCAGATGTTCTTCGATGGGAGAACAGTTATATAATGTGGTAcattcataccatggaatactactcagcaataaaaaataaactattaatgCTACAAAAACTTACATGGATCTTAAGtgaattatgctgaatgaaaaaataagctaGTCTCTGATGTTATATACTACATGATTccattaatattaaatttttgaaatgacaaaattacagagaTAGAGATCAGATTAGTGATTACCAGGTGTCAGAGACTGGGGTGTGAGGTGGAAGGAAAATGGGCATGgttatataaaagcaaaatgaggGATCCTTTTGATGATGaaactgttttgtattttgactGTGTAGGCAGATACATGAACTTACACATGGGATAAAACTGCATAGAACtaaacacatgcacaaaaataCATGAGTACAAGTAAAACTGGAGAAATTGGAATAAGATTGCTGAATTCTAATCATGTCAATTACCTGtttgtgatattgtactatagttttacaaaatggggaaaatggcAAAAAGGTACACGAtatctctcttttatttcttacaactgtatGTGAgtttacaattatttcaaaataaaacgtttaattttaaacaaaagaagaagCCAAGCCACAATACTCCTATAGTTTGCCCAAGGTTCTATAAGCCTGAAATAAGACTAGGAATATAACCACAATTCCCAATTTTCAGGTTCTGGATGGGTTCACTTTAAAACTAGATCTTGCAATCGAAAACTGAAAGCATTAACAGAAGTTTCAAATGTATGATTCTTCCAGACCCCAAATGACTAGCCTATAACCTAAAGGATCAGGTATTTTTATTCACTGCTATATTCCCAACTGCTAGCATACAGCGCCTGGCATTTAGttcacattcaataaatgtttattgaacatataaatgaattaacaaattaatTCCCAACtgactttttctctttccttctggcCCATGATCCTCTTCTAATTAGCCCGGCAGACACACAAACTGCATGTAACTaacctttttttgtgttttccgGAACCTTTTCTTTCTGACATTCTTAAGTGGTGGagtaactaaaataaatacaacacaGTGAAACGTTATATGATTGATGGTAGTCACATAGCTGAATTTGATAAAGACAAAGATCATGCTATAAACCAAAGGCTTATGACATGactcctttgttttgttttgttttgttttgtttcttttgagatcgagtcccactctgttgcccaggctggagtgcagtggtgcgatctcggcttactgcaacctcctcctcctgggttcaagcgattctcctgcctcagcctcctgagtagctgggattacaagcgcccaccaccacacccagctaatttttgtatttttagtagagacggggtttcaccatgttggccaggctggtctcaaacacctgacctcaggtgatccacccgcctcggcctctcaaagtgctgggattataagcgtgagccaccgtgcccagccaacatgaCTCCTCTTAAGAGTGTCTGAGAACTTAATGAACCAAACACCTAAGTGTGGTAAGAGGTCCCTGTTTCACAAGGAATTAGGATTCagcaaataaattttagtcaGCAGGAATGAGCAAGGGGCTGTTGACTTACTGCCATGCTTCCagacatattttttctctctccccctttcttttttcctggttaTATTAGGATCAGCAGAGGCAGCTGATTCTTCTGGAGAAGGGTGGATATCACCATCAGTAGTGCACACAAGCATCTACAtttaacaaagacaaagaagttGACTATGACCACAAATTTTGGGTTAGCAATCATAATCATTCTTACCACTAGAAATGCACAGAAGAGACTGATACTTGCCATTTCCAGAAAACCAAGTATTTTGTAATGTACATTTATATTCTCTCATTtttgcagtctctctctcttcctctcctcccctccaccaGCCACCAGCAGCAATACATATGAactctgagggtttttttttttttccccactagaGTGTTTACCACTACAGAGGGAATATATTGGAAACAGATCTTGGAACTTAgctaaggttttttgttttgttttgtttttagacaaagtcttgctctgtcatacaggctggagtgcaatggtatgtgatcatggctcactgcagcctcgacctcctgggctcaagtgatcctcccacctcaatctgtagaatagctgggactacaggtgtgtgccaccacacctggctaattttgtttttatagagatgaagtctcactatgttgcccaggctggtctcaaactcctgcgctcaggtgatccttccgcctcagcctcccaaagtgtagggattataggcatgagccactgtgcctggcctatctcAGCATTTTGATTTAGAGAGGAAATAAGAAATCAACAGCAGAGATGATGAATAAGAACCAATTTAAACCTCCAGAGTTAACAACATACTGTTTTAATACAAAGTTCAGAAGATCCCAGCTGCTCATATGTTTCAATTAATGAAAAGTCACTATAAGTGGCAAATGGGACTCTCTATAGGCGATttggttaaaataaaatactgaaatctAGGGATCAAACACCAAACCAGCACATGACATTTCATTCCTGTGCAATCGATCTGGAAATTAGAAATGCCAAGCAGCCATTCACCAAGTAGAAAGGagtactgaaagaaagaaaaatagggagAGAAAAGAATTCCTTGAAGGATGTGAGGCTAGTAAAGAAAACTAGTCCATACCTGAGAAATGTCTGCtgttttataaaaagtttttttatcaAGCGTTCTCAGGCTTTCAATAACACAAGGCAAATCAACCAGCTTAGCAGCTAGTGGAACATCTTCTACTTCAACAACTGCATGGCGCCTATCAGCTGAAGAGAAGTAAAGATTAAAGTTGATATCTTCCcagtgaactcttttttttttttttttttttgagacggagtcttgctctgtcacccgggctggaatgcagtggccggatctcagctcactgcaagctcctcctctcgggttcacgccattctcctgcctcagcctcccgagtagctgggactacaggcacccgccacttcgcccggctagttttttgtattttttagtagagacggggtttcaccgtattagccaggatggtctcgatctcctgacctcatgatccgcccgtctcggcctcccaaagtgctgggattacaggcttgagccaccgcgcccggcccccagtgAACTCTTAAACTTCCTAAGGTTTGAATAATGAAGACTTATGTGGGACAGACTAGTCTTTCCAAGAAACCTACTATCTCTCATAATGCTAAAATTGTGTACACAATTAATAgcttcctaaagaaaaaaatggaaagcataTGGAactctttttttcctagtttaCATCACTTGGGCAAAAGTAGCTAAGTTTCTTGTTAATGGATGTGAACTAAATATGTGTGAAGCAATAAATGTTTCATTCTCATCCTGAAAAGCAAATTCCATTCATTAAAAccaattcctttctttttaaaagcatttaatcGTGTCATTGTACATGTGTGTTTTCAAAGG
This portion of the Macaca thibetana thibetana isolate TM-01 chromosome X, ASM2454274v1, whole genome shotgun sequence genome encodes:
- the TAF7L gene encoding transcription initiation factor TFIID subunit 7-like isoform X5, with product MSKSQDEVPDEVENQFILRLPLEHACTVRNLVHSQSVKMKDKLKIDLLPDRRHAVVEVEDVPLAAKLVDLPCVIESLRTLDKKTFYKTADISQMLVCTTDGDIHPSPEESAASADPNITRKKERGREKKYVWKHGITPPLKNVRKKRFRKTQKKVPDVKEMEKSSLPEYIESPDVENEVRRLLRSDAEAISTRWEVVAEDGTKEIESQGSIPGFVISSGMSSHKQGHTSSEYDMLREMFSDSRSNNDDDEDEDDEDEDEDEDEDEDEDDEEEEEEDYSEEYLERQLQAKFIESGQYRANEGTSSIVMEIQKQIDKKEKKLHEIQNKAQRQKDLIMKVENLTLKNHFHSVLEQLEIQEKKKNEKLISLQEQLQRFLKK
- the TAF7L gene encoding transcription initiation factor TFIID subunit 7-like isoform X1 translates to MECPEGRLPVSSENDSTPTVSTSEVTSQQEPQIPVDRGSETTCESSADIAGDQGTQIPADQYAQTDADGSTQAAAQAPENFQEEKDMSKSQDEVPDEVENQFILRLPLEHACTVRNLVHSQSVKMKDKLKIDLLPDRRHAVVEVEDVPLAAKLVDLPCVIESLRTLDKKTFYKTADISQMLVCTTDGDIHPSPEESAASADPNITRKKERGREKKYVWKHGITPPLKNVRKKRFRKTQKKVPDVKEMEKSSLPEYIESPDVENEVRRLLRSDAEAISTRWEVVAEDGTKEIESQGSIPGFVISSGMSSHKQGHTSSVEYDMLREMFSDSRSNNDDDEDEDDEDEDEDEDEDEDEDDEEEEEEDYSEEYLERQLQAKFIESGQYRANEGTSSIVMEIQKQIDKKEKKLHEIQNKAQRQKDLIMKVENLTLKNHFHSVLEQLEIQEKKKNEKLISLQEQLQRFLKK
- the TAF7L gene encoding transcription initiation factor TFIID subunit 7-like isoform X2, whose product is MECPEGRLPVSSENDSTPTVSTSEVTSQQEPQIPVDRGSETTCESSADIAGDQGTQIPADQYAQTDADGSTQAAAQAPENFQEEKDMSKSQDEVPDEVENQFILRLPLEHACTVRNLVHSQSVKMKDKLKIDLLPDRRHAVVEVEDVPLAAKLVDLPCVIESLRTLDKKTFYKTADISQMLVCTTDGDIHPSPEESAASADPNITRKKERGREKKYVWKHGITPPLKNVRKKRFRKTQKKVPDVKEMEKSSLPEYIESPDVENEVRRLLRSDAEAISTRWEVVAEDGTKEIESQGSIPGFVISSGMSSHKQGHTSSEYDMLREMFSDSRSNNDDDEDEDDEDEDEDEDEDEDEDDEEEEEEDYSEEYLERQLQAKFIESGQYRANEGTSSIVMEIQKQIDKKEKKLHEIQNKAQRQKDLIMKVENLTLKNHFHSVLEQLEIQEKKKNEKLISLQEQLQRFLKK
- the TAF7L gene encoding transcription initiation factor TFIID subunit 7-like isoform X3, with translation MECPEGRLPVSSENDSTPTVSTSEVTSQQEPQIPVDRGSETTCESSADIAGDQGTQIPADQYAQTDADGSTQAAAQAPENFQEEKDMSKSQDEVPDEVENQFILRLPLEHACTVRNLVHSQSVKMKDKLKIDLLPDRRHAVVEVEDVPLAAKLVDLPCVIESLRTLDKKTFYKTADISQMLVCTTDGDIHPSPEESAASADPNITRKKERGREKKYVWKHGITPPLKNVRKKRFRKTQKKVPDVKEMEKSSLPEYIESPDVENEVRRLLRSDAEAISTRWEVVAEDGTKEIESQGSIPGFVISSGMSSHKQGHTSSVMEIQKQIDKKEKKLHEIQNKAQRQKDLIMKVENLTLKNHFHSVLEQLEIQEKKKNEKLISLQEQLQRFLKK
- the TAF7L gene encoding transcription initiation factor TFIID subunit 7-like isoform X4, producing the protein MSKSQDEVPDEVENQFILRLPLEHACTVRNLVHSQSVKMKDKLKIDLLPDRRHAVVEVEDVPLAAKLVDLPCVIESLRTLDKKTFYKTADISQMLVCTTDGDIHPSPEESAASADPNITRKKERGREKKYVWKHGITPPLKNVRKKRFRKTQKKVPDVKEMEKSSLPEYIESPDVENEVRRLLRSDAEAISTRWEVVAEDGTKEIESQGSIPGFVISSGMSSHKQGHTSSVEYDMLREMFSDSRSNNDDDEDEDDEDEDEDEDEDEDEDDEEEEEEDYSEEYLERQLQAKFIESGQYRANEGTSSIVMEIQKQIDKKEKKLHEIQNKAQRQKDLIMKVENLTLKNHFHSVLEQLEIQEKKKNEKLISLQEQLQRFLKK